A region of Arabidopsis thaliana chromosome 5, partial sequence DNA encodes the following proteins:
- the CPK17 gene encoding calcium-dependent protein kinase 17 (calcium-dependent protein kinase 17 (CPK17); FUNCTIONS IN: in 6 functions; INVOLVED IN: regulation of pollen tube growth, protein amino acid phosphorylation, N-terminal protein myristoylation; LOCATED IN: plasma membrane, cytoplasm; EXPRESSED IN: 9 plant structures; EXPRESSED DURING: L mature pollen stage, M germinated pollen stage, 4 anthesis, C globular stage, petal differentiation and expansion stage; CONTAINS InterPro DOMAIN/s: Protein kinase, ATP binding site (InterPro:IPR017441), EF-Hand 1, calcium-binding site (InterPro:IPR018247), Serine/threonine-protein kinase domain (InterPro:IPR002290), Calcium-binding EF-hand (InterPro:IPR002048), EF-hand-like domain (InterPro:IPR011992), EF-hand (InterPro:IPR018248), Serine/threonine-protein kinase-like domain (InterPro:IPR017442), Protein kinase-like domain (InterPro:IPR011009), Serine/threonine-protein kinase, active site (InterPro:IPR008271), Protein kinase, catalytic domain (InterPro:IPR000719), EF-HAND 2 (InterPro:IPR018249), Calcium-dependent protein kinase (InterPro:IPR020642), Calcium/calmodulin-dependent protein kinase-like (InterPro:IPR020636); BEST Arabidopsis thaliana protein match is: calcium-dependent protein kinase 34 (TAIR:AT5G19360.1); Has 1807 Blast hits to 1807 proteins in 277 species: Archae - 0; Bacteria - 0; Metazoa - 736; Fungi - 347; Plants - 385; Viruses - 0; Other Eukaryotes - 339 (source: NCBI BLink).), translating to MGNCCSHGRDSADNGDALENGASASNAANSTGPTAEASVPQSKHAPPSPPPATKQGPIGPVLGRPMEDVKASYSLGKELGRGQFGVTHLCTQKATGHQFACKTIAKRKLVNKEDIEDVRREVQIMHHLTGQPNIVELKGAYEDKHSVHLVMELCAGGELFDRIIAKGHYSERAAASLLRTIVQIVHTCHSMGVIHRDLKPENFLLLNKDENSPLKATDFGLSVFYKPGEVFKDIVGSAYYIAPEVLKRKYGPEADIWSIGVMLYILLCGVPPFWAESENGIFNAILRGHVDFSSDPWPSISPQAKDLVKKMLNSDPKQRLTAAQVLNHPWIKEDGEAPDVPLDNAVMSRLKQFKAMNNFKKVALRVIAGCLSEEEIMGLKEMFKGMDTDSSGTITLEELRQGLAKQGTRLSEYEVQQLMEAADADGNGTIDYGEFIAATMHINRLDREEHLYSAFQHFDKDNSGYITMEELEQALREFGMNDGRDIKEIISEVDGDNDGRINYDEFVAMMRKGNPDPIPKKRRELSFK from the exons ATGGGAAATTGTTGCTCTCACGGACGGGACTCAGCCGATAACGGAGACGCATTGGAAAACGGAGCTTCCGCTTCAAATGCTGCCAATTCGACTGGTCCAACCGCGGAAGCTTCTGTACCACAATCAAAACATGcacctccttctcctcctcctgcAACCAAACAAGGCCCTATAGGCCCTGTCTTAGGTCGACCCATGGAAGATGTAAAAGCTTCATATTCTTTAGGGAAAGAGCTCGGGCGAGGCCAATTTGGTGTCACACACCTCTGCACACAGAAGGCAACAGGTCATCAATTTGCTTGCAAGACGATTGCAAAAAGAAAGCTTGTAAACAAGGAAGACATTGAGGATGTAAGAAGAGAAGTGCAGATAATGCATCACTTGACTGGTCAACCAAACATTGTGGAGCTTAAAGGGGCTTATGAGGATAAGCATTCCGTGCATTTGGTTATGGAGCTTTGCGCAGGTGGAGAGTTGTTCGATAGGATTATTGCTAAAGGACATTACTCGGAGAGAGCAGCTGCTTCGTTGCTAAGAACGATTGTTCAGATTGTGCATACTTGCCATTCCATGGGGGTGATTCACAGGGATTTGAAGCCAGAGAACTTTCTCTTGCTCAACAAAGATGAGAATTCTCCTCTCAAAGCTACTGACTTTGGGTTGTCGGTTTTCTACAAGCCAG GAGAGGTATTCAAGGATATTGTGGGGAGTGCTTATTACATCGCACCTGAGgttttgaaaagaaagtaTGGACCAGAGGCAGATATTTGGAGTATTGGTGTCATGTTGTATATCCTCTTATGTGGTGTCCCGCCATTCTGGGCTG AGTCGGAGAACGGGATATTCAACGCAATCCTTAGGGGACATGTTGATTTCTCAAGTGATCCATGGCCATCCATCTCGCCTCAGGCAAAGGATCTTGTTAAGAAGATGCTCAACTCTGATCCAAAGCAAAGACTAACTGCTGCTCAAGTTCTCA ACCATCCATGGATCAAGGAGGATGGAGAGGCACCAGATGTTCCTCTTGATAATGCGGTGATGTCCAGGCTCAAACAATTCAAAGCAATGAACAATTTCAAGAAAGTTGCATTACGG GTGATAGCAGGCTGCTTATCAGAGGAAGAGATCATGGGGTTGAAGGAGATGTTTAAAGGTATGGATACTGATAGTAGTGGAACAATTACACTCGAGGAGTTAAGACAAGGACTTGCTAAGCAAGGTACAAGGTTGTCAGAATATGAAGTTCAGCAGTTAATGGAAGCT GCTGATGCTGATGGTAATGGAACAATAGACTATGGCGAGTTTATCGCAGCCACAATGCATATCAACAGACTTGACAGAGAAGAACATCTTTACTCAGCCTTCCAACACTTTGACAAAGACAACAGTGG ATATATCACAATGGAAGAGCTAGAGCAAGCCCTACGGGAGTTTGGCATGAATGATGGCAGAGACATTAAGGAGATCATTTCCGAGGTTGATGGAGACAATGATGGTCGGATAAACTATGATGAATTTGTGGCAATGATGAGAAAAGGAAACCCGGATCCAATCCCAAAGAAGCGGCGTGAACTTTCATTCAAATGA
- a CDS encoding RNA-binding (RRM/RBD/RNP motifs) family protein (RNA-binding (RRM/RBD/RNP motifs) family protein; FUNCTIONS IN: RNA binding, nucleotide binding, nucleic acid binding; INVOLVED IN: biological_process unknown; EXPRESSED IN: 24 plant structures; EXPRESSED DURING: 13 growth stages; CONTAINS InterPro DOMAIN/s: RNA recognition motif, RNP-1 (InterPro:IPR000504), Nucleotide-binding, alpha-beta plait (InterPro:IPR012677); BEST Arabidopsis thaliana protein match is: RNA-binding (RRM/RBD/RNP motifs) family protein (TAIR:AT2G14870.1); Has 1807 Blast hits to 1807 proteins in 277 species: Archae - 0; Bacteria - 0; Metazoa - 736; Fungi - 347; Plants - 385; Viruses - 0; Other Eukaryotes - 339 (source: NCBI BLink).) — protein sequence MTTISLRKSNTRLPPEVNRVLYVRNLPFNITSEEMYDIFGKYGAIRQIRIGCDKATKGTAFVVYEDIYDAKNAVDHLSGFNVANRYLIVLYYQHAKMSKKFDQKKSEDEITKLQEKYGVSTKDK from the coding sequence atGACAACAATCAGTCTTCGCAAGAGTAACACCAGACTCCCACCGGAGGTGAATCGCGTGCTCTACGTTCGTAACCTTCCCTTTAACATAACGAGCGAAGAGATGTACGATATCTTCGGCAAGTACGGCGCAATTCGCCAGATTCGAATCGGTTGCGACAAGGCGACGAAAGGTACTGCCTTCGTCGTTTACGAGGATATCTACGATGCCAAGAACGCCGTCGACCATCTCTCTGGCTTCAACGTCGCGAATCGGTACCTAATCGTGTTATACTACCAGCACGCGAAGATGAGCAAGAAGTTTGACCAGAAGAAGAGTGAAGATGAGATCACCAAGTTGCAGGAGAAGTATGGAGTCTCTACCAAAGATAAGTAA
- the PYD2 gene encoding pyrimidine 2 (pyrimidine 2 (PYD2); CONTAINS InterPro DOMAIN/s: D-hydantoinase (InterPro:IPR011778), Amidohydrolase 1 (InterPro:IPR006680), Metal-dependent hydrolase, composite domain (InterPro:IPR011059); BEST Arabidopsis thaliana protein match is: allantoinase (TAIR:AT4G04955.1); Has 11476 Blast hits to 11454 proteins in 2253 species: Archae - 299; Bacteria - 6727; Metazoa - 670; Fungi - 189; Plants - 91; Viruses - 0; Other Eukaryotes - 3500 (source: NCBI BLink).), whose product MALDAFFFIVSLFLLFPSPSASESTTQFCSAGRENGVGSCGVSSTRILIKGGTVVNAHHQELADVYVENGIIVAVQPNIKVGDEVTVLDATGKFVMPGGIDPHTHLAMEFMGTETIDDFFSGQAAALAGGTTMHIDFVIPVNGNLVAGFEAYENKSRESCMDYGFHMAITKWDEGVSRDMEMLVKEKGINSFKFFLAYKGSLMVTDDLLLEGLKRCKSLGALAMVHAENGDAVFEGQKRMIELGITGPEGHALSRPPVLEGEATARAIRLARFINTPLYVVHVMSVDAMDEIAKARKSGQKVIGEPVVSGLILDDHWLWDPDFTIASKYVMSPPIRPVGHGKALQDALSTGILQLVGTDHCTFNSTQKALGLDDFRRIPNGVNGLEERMHLIWDTMVESGQLSATDYVRITSTECARIFNIYPRKGAILAGSDADIIILNPNSSYEISSKSHHSRSDTNVYEGRRGKGKVEVTIAGGRIVWENEELKVVPRSGKYIEMPPFSYLFDGIEKSDANYLSSLRAPVKRVRTEAT is encoded by the exons ATGGCTCTGGAtgcattcttcttcatcgtctctctatttcttctgtttccGTCACCATCCGCGTCAGAATCCACTACTCAG TTTTGTAGTGCAGGGAGAGAGAATGGTGTGGGATCTTGTGGGGTTTCATCGACGAGGATTTTGATTAAAGGAGGTACTGTTGTCAATGCACACCATCAAGAACTTGCTGATGTTTATGTGGAAAATGGTATTATTGTCGCTGTGCAGCCAAACATTAAG GTTGGGGATGAAGTCACTGTCCTCGATGCTACTGGAAAGTTTGTCATGCCAG GAGGAATTGACCCCCACACGCACCTCGCCATGGAATTTATGGGTACCGAGACTATTGATGATTTCTTCAGTGGTCAGGCAGCGGCATTAGCTGGTGGAACAACTATGCATATAGACTTTGTTATACCTGTCAATGGGAATCTGGTGGCTGGTTTTGAAGCctatgaaaacaaatctagaGAATCTTGTATGGATTACGGTTTTCATATGGCAATCACAAAGTGGGATGAAGGTGTTTCCAGGGACATGGAGATGTTGGTCAAGGAAAAGG GTATCAACTCTTTCAAGTTTTTCCTAGCGTATAAAGGATCTCTTATGGTAACTGATGACCTACTCCTAGAAGGACTTAAAAGATGCAAATCCCTCGGTGCCTTGGCCATGGTTCATGCTGAAAATGGAGATGCAGTATTCGAAGGACAGAAAAGAATGATTGAACTGGGCATTACAGGTCCAGAGGGTCATGCTCTTTCAAGGCCTCCTGTG CTCGAGGGAGAGGCCACTGCTAGAGCAATTCGTTTGGCTCGTTTTATTAACACGCCTCTCTATGTTGTTCATGTGATGAGTGTTGATGCAATGGACGAGATTGCTAAAGCTCGAAAATCAG GACAGAAGGTTATTGGAGAGCCTGTTGTGTCTGGATTAATCCTTGATGATCATTGGCTTTGGGATCCTGACTTCACAATTGCGTCCAA GTATGTCATGAGTCCACCTATCAGACCAGTAGGACATGGGAAAGCCCTACAAGATGCCCTTTCCACAGGAATCCTTCAG CTTGTAGGAACTGATCACTGCACTTTCAATTCTACACAAAAAGCTCTAGGACTTGATGATTTCCGCAGAATACCTAATGGTGTTAATG GCCTTGAGGAACGGATGCACTTGATATGGGACACGATGGTG GAGTCTGGCCAACTCTCAGCTACTGATTATGTTCGAATAACCAGCACTGAGTG TGCTAGAATTTTCAACATATATCCACGGAAAGGAGCTATCCTTGCTGGCTCGGATGCAGATATTATCATATTGAATCCAAACTCAAGCTACGAGATTAGCTCAAAGTCTCATCATTCAAGATCAGACACAAACGTCTACGAGGGCAGAAGAGGAAAG GGAAAAGTTGAAGTGACAATAGCAGGAGGACGAATTGTGTGGGAAAACGAGGAACTTAAAGTTGTTCCAAGAAGTGGCAAGTATATAGAGATGCCTCCTTTCAGTTACCTTTTCGATGGTATTGAGAAATCAGATGCTAATTATCTATCTTCTCTTCGAGCTCCAGTTAAGCGTGTCAGAACTGAAGCTACGTAA
- the RGTB1 gene encoding RAB geranylgeranyl transferase beta subunit 1 (RAB geranylgeranyl transferase beta subunit 1 (RGTB1); FUNCTIONS IN: catalytic activity; EXPRESSED IN: 22 plant structures; EXPRESSED DURING: 13 growth stages; CONTAINS InterPro DOMAIN/s: Terpenoid cylases/protein prenyltransferase alpha-alpha toroid (InterPro:IPR008930), Prenyltransferase/squalene oxidase (InterPro:IPR001330); BEST Arabidopsis thaliana protein match is: RAB geranylgeranyl transferase beta subunit 2 (TAIR:AT3G12070.2); Has 30201 Blast hits to 17322 proteins in 780 species: Archae - 12; Bacteria - 1396; Metazoa - 17338; Fungi - 3422; Plants - 5037; Viruses - 0; Other Eukaryotes - 2996 (source: NCBI BLink).) yields the protein MSSTSSSQMVQLVADKHVRYILMAEKKKESFESVVMDHLRMNGAYWGLTTLDLLDKLGCVSEEEVISWLMTCQHESGGFAGNTGHDPHILYTLSAVQILALFDKINILDIGKVSSYVAKLQNEDGSFSGDMWGEIDTRFSYIAICCLSILKCLDKINVEKAVKYIVSCKNLDGGFGCTPGAESHAGQIFCCVGALAITGSLHHVDKDSLGWWLCERQLKAGGLNGRPEKLADVCYSWWVLSSLIMIDRVHWIDKAKLVKFILDCQDLDNGGISDRPEDAVDIFHTYFGVAGLSLLEYPGVKVIDPAYALPVDVVNRIIFTK from the exons ATGAGCTCTACGTCTTCCTCCCAG ATGGTTCAGCTCGTAGCTGACAAGCATGTACGTTACATTCTGATGGCAGAAAAG aagaaagagagttttGAGTCTGTGGTGATGGATCATCTAAGAATGAATGGTGCATACTGGGGACTCACCACTCTCGACTTACTTGACAAGCTCGGCTGTGTTTCTGAAGAGGAAGTCATTTCATGGCTCATGACTTGCCAGCATGAATCTG GTGGCTTTGCCGGTAACACTGGACACGATCCACATATCCTATATACACTCAGTGCTGTACAAATCTTGGCCCTATTTGACAAAATCAACATTCTTGACATTGGGAAAGTGTCAAGTT ATGTTGCTAAGTTGCAGAATGAAGATGGATCCTTCTCAGGAGATATGTGGGGAGAAATAGATACGAG GTTTTCGTACATAGCTATTTGCTGTCTCTCAATATTGAAATGTCTTGACAAAATCAATGTGGAGAAGGCCGTTAAGTACATTGTGAGCTGCAAAAACCTGGATGGTGGTTTTGGGTGCACACCTGGAGCAGAGTCCCATGCAGGACAAA TTTTCTGCTGCGTTGGTGCTCTTGCTATCACTGGGAGTCTCCATCATGTTGATAAGGACTCACTTGGTTGGTGGTTATGTGAAAGACAATTAAAGGCTGGGGGCTTAAATGGACGTCCTGAGAAACTCGCTGAT GTTTGCTATTCTTGGTGGGTCCTATCGAGCCTAATCATGATAGATAGAGTTCACTGGATCGACAAAGCAAAGCTTGTCAAGTTCATTCTGGACTGTCAG GATTTGGACAACGGAGGCATCTCAGACCGACCCGAGGATGCTGTTGATATCTTCCACACCTACTTTGGAGTTGCGG GGCTTTCCCTCCTTGAGTATCCTGGAGTCAAAGTAATTGATCCAGCCTATGCTTTGCCTGTTGATGTCGTCAACCGGATTATATTCACCAAATGA
- the RGTB1 gene encoding RAB geranylgeranyl transferase beta subunit 1 (RAB geranylgeranyl transferase beta subunit 1; FUNCTIONS IN: catalytic activity; EXPRESSED IN: 22 plant structures; EXPRESSED DURING: 13 growth stages; CONTAINS InterPro DOMAIN/s: Terpenoid cylases/protein prenyltransferase alpha-alpha toroid (InterPro:IPR008930), Prenyltransferase/squalene oxidase (InterPro:IPR001330); BEST Arabidopsis thaliana protein match is: RAB geranylgeranyl transferase beta subunit 2 (TAIR:AT3G12070.2); Has 35333 Blast hits to 34131 proteins in 2444 species: Archae - 798; Bacteria - 22429; Metazoa - 974; Fungi - 991; Plants - 531; Viruses - 0; Other Eukaryotes - 9610 (source: NCBI BLink).): protein MSSTSSSQMVQLVADKHVRYILMAEKKESFESVVMDHLRMNGAYWGLTTLDLLDKLGCVSEEEVISWLMTCQHESGGFAGNTGHDPHILYTLSAVQILALFDKINILDIGKVSSYVAKLQNEDGSFSGDMWGEIDTRFSYIAICCLSILKCLDKINVEKAVKYIVSCKNLDGGFGCTPGAESHAGQIFCCVGALAITGSLHHVDKDSLGWWLCERQLKAGGLNGRPEKLADVCYSWWVLSSLIMIDRVHWIDKAKLVKFILDCQDLDNGGISDRPEDAVDIFHTYFGVAGLSLLEYPGVKVIDPAYALPVDVVNRIIFTK from the exons ATGAGCTCTACGTCTTCCTCCCAG ATGGTTCAGCTCGTAGCTGACAAGCATGTACGTTACATTCTGATGGCAGAAAAG aaagagagttttGAGTCTGTGGTGATGGATCATCTAAGAATGAATGGTGCATACTGGGGACTCACCACTCTCGACTTACTTGACAAGCTCGGCTGTGTTTCTGAAGAGGAAGTCATTTCATGGCTCATGACTTGCCAGCATGAATCTG GTGGCTTTGCCGGTAACACTGGACACGATCCACATATCCTATATACACTCAGTGCTGTACAAATCTTGGCCCTATTTGACAAAATCAACATTCTTGACATTGGGAAAGTGTCAAGTT ATGTTGCTAAGTTGCAGAATGAAGATGGATCCTTCTCAGGAGATATGTGGGGAGAAATAGATACGAG GTTTTCGTACATAGCTATTTGCTGTCTCTCAATATTGAAATGTCTTGACAAAATCAATGTGGAGAAGGCCGTTAAGTACATTGTGAGCTGCAAAAACCTGGATGGTGGTTTTGGGTGCACACCTGGAGCAGAGTCCCATGCAGGACAAA TTTTCTGCTGCGTTGGTGCTCTTGCTATCACTGGGAGTCTCCATCATGTTGATAAGGACTCACTTGGTTGGTGGTTATGTGAAAGACAATTAAAGGCTGGGGGCTTAAATGGACGTCCTGAGAAACTCGCTGAT GTTTGCTATTCTTGGTGGGTCCTATCGAGCCTAATCATGATAGATAGAGTTCACTGGATCGACAAAGCAAAGCTTGTCAAGTTCATTCTGGACTGTCAG GATTTGGACAACGGAGGCATCTCAGACCGACCCGAGGATGCTGTTGATATCTTCCACACCTACTTTGGAGTTGCGG GGCTTTCCCTCCTTGAGTATCCTGGAGTCAAAGTAATTGATCCAGCCTATGCTTTGCCTGTTGATGTCGTCAACCGGATTATATTCACCAAATGA
- a CDS encoding las1-like family protein (las1-like family protein; CONTAINS InterPro DOMAIN/s: Las1-like (InterPro:IPR007174); Has 30201 Blast hits to 17322 proteins in 780 species: Archae - 12; Bacteria - 1396; Metazoa - 17338; Fungi - 3422; Plants - 5037; Viruses - 0; Other Eukaryotes - 2996 (source: NCBI BLink).): MEALAGIEADIESYFGEQDQQKSSPDGCKQVPWLSWEEWDSVRESLFSSSPDRIASALERVATWRSRGSLPAPVDVTCSLIEIQLKDGFIPREKQSADALYSEHLLQMLYCMGILRLVNCVIEKTRRREDVSIADAARAIGIPRKLIDLRHEGSHRELPALSVLRDAADEALEWLKSYYWEQQKYQIPLKRDGTASIRREVKSKLRKLAFSLQLKRNPQFDSPLVKEKCSNKRIRKIVSSLVELYPSFSAEISSVLLEFLLKALDSSKSTDLQNKAGQDFRVFLDEWKPVIMELSNREPELLLTLLKEVLDMIQNNERRRHETEKPVEEVSQVEQVPFLFAWLVSLLNGSKHFQRNSSLEVKPPSIFLMELIRRCLVLGALGYELVLKSAFLLAEIVGGRVLKEKLIKLPLMHKSSAIVPLKQSSTLVTASTTLLEQEKNLGNAGKRLEFVKLQLSKKKGIDTDKTGNRWRKAKTWSPCPIGMLPRIIGSSGRLPLLDNQNAKSISKQAQGNNNAKRGAECNRNQLEKSPCKRARKSAGDSESNDVTLESYEEEAEMEIEHAYEETETVAEENLMWNDEEESRSCLMIDGEWKRVNDGELSGMASSVTICV, translated from the exons ATGGAGGCGCTAGCGGGAATTGAAGCAGACATCGAATCGTATTTCGGAGAGCAGGATCAACAGAAATCGTCACCGGACGGCTGCAAACAGGTCCCGTGGCTGAGCTGGGAAGAGTGGGACTCTGTGAGAgagtctctcttctcttcttctccggatAGAATCGCTTCTGCATTGGAAAGG GTTGCAACATGGCGAAGTAGAGGATCTCTTCCAGCGCCTGTGGATGTTACTTGTTCCCTTATTGAAATTCAACTCAAAGATGGCTTTATTCCGAGGGAGAAACAATCAGCAGATGCATTGTATTCAGAGCATTTACTGCAGATGCTATATTGCATGGGAATACTCAG GCTTGTGAACTGTGTCATAGAAAAGACAAGGAGGAGAGAAGACGTTTCAATTGCGGATGCTGCTAGAGCAATCGGTATCCCACGTAAATTAATCGATCTTCGTCATG AGGGTTCTCACCGTGAGCTCCCTGCACTCTCGGTGCTTCGGGATGCTGCAGATGAG GCTCTTGAATGGTTGAAATCGTATTATTGGGAGCAACAAAAGTATCAAATCCCCTTAAAGAGAGATGGAACAGCTAGCATCAGAAGAGAAGTCAAATCCAAACTCAGGAAACTTGCTTTCTCCTTGCAGCTGAAGCGTAATCCTCAATTTGACTCCCCTttggtcaaagaaaaat GTTCTAATAAAAGGATAAGGAAGATTGTAAGCAGCCTTGTTGAGTTATACCCTTCTTTCTCCGCAGAAATTTCATCTGTGCTCCTTGAATTCTTACTCAAGGCCTTGGATTCTTCAAAGTCGACAGATCTTCAGAATAAGGCTGGGCAAGATTTCAGGGTCTTTCTAGATGAATGGAAACCTGTAATAATGGAACTCTCAAATAGAGAACCTGAGTTACTTTTGACTCTACTCAAGGAAGTCCTTGATATGATCCAAAATAATGAACGGAGAAGACATGAAACCG AAAAGCCAGTGGAAGAGGTTTCTCAAGTTGAGCAGGTCCCTTTCTTGTTTGCATGGCTTGTGAGTCTTCTCAATGGATCAAAGCATTTTCAGAGAAACAGTTCTCTAGAAGTGAAACCTCCAAGCATTTTCCTTATGGAACTTATACGTAGATGTCTTGTCTTGGGAGCCTTAGGATATGAGCTGGTTTTGAAATCAGCATTTCTACTCGCAGAGATTGTGGGAGGCCGTGTCTTAAAGGAGAAGCTCATAAAACTTCCTCTTATGCATAAAAGCTCTGCAATTGTTCCATTGAAACAGAGTTCTACTCTTGTAACAGCTAGTACAACGCTCCTTGAGCAAGAGAAGAATCTCGGTAATGCAGGCAAGAGACTTGAGTTCGTCAAACTTCAACtctcaaagaagaaaggtaTTGACACAGACAAAACCGGTAACAGATGGAGAAAGGCAAAAACATGGAGCCCTTGTCCAATTGGTATGTTGCCTCGGATCATTGGATCTTCTGGACGTTTACCTCTTCTTGACAATCAGAATGCTAAGAGCATCTCAAAACAAGCACAAGGTAACAACAATGCGAAGAGAGGAGCTGAGTGTAATAGAAATCAATTGGAGAAATCGCCATGCAAGCGAGCAAGGAAGAGTGCAGGAGATTCTGAATCAAATGATGTGACATTGGAATCATACGAGGAAGAAGCTGAGATGGAAATAGAACATGCATATGAGGAAACTGAAACTGTAGCAGAAGAGAATCTGATGTGGAATGATGAAGAGGAAAGTAGAAGCTGCCTTATGATAGATGGTGAATGGAAAAGAGTAAATGATGGAGAACTCTCGGGGATGGCTTCTAGTGTTACAATTTGTGTTTGA